Below is a window of Candidatus Zixiibacteriota bacterium DNA.
CGACCAGAAAACTTCTGAGATAAACTCTCCTGCAGGAAAAGAAGCTTTAGAGTTCTATAAAAAGTTGGCTGAACAAGGAACCATTGATAATCAGAGAATGCTGGATGAAGGTTTCAAGCAGGGGAAAATCGGCTTTTTGATATCAGGCGGATGGCTTTTGAACGACATCCAGAAAAATCTGCCTAATCTAAACTTTGGAGTTTGTCTTATACCTAAGTCCGAAAAAGGGAATTTCTCTTCATTTGCTGGAGGAGAGTTCTTGGTAATCAGTAATAAATGCAAGAACCCGGAAGCTGCTTTAAGATTCGTTCAGTATCTGATTAGAAAAGACAATTCCTTAAAGCTCTGTAAATCGATAGGCTCAGCTATCCCTTCAGCCAAAGGATCCGAACTTGACCCTTACTATCAGAACAACAAAAATCTTTTGGTTTTTCAGGAACAGCTAAAATATGCCCAGACCTCACCTGCTACACCTAAGTGGGTTTATATCGAGGAGATAATCGAAAAGGCAGTTGAGCAGGTGATGTACGATAAGAAGACCCCTTCTCAGGCACTGGATGAGGCGAAAATGGAGATAGATAAGATATTAAAATGAAAAGACCTCACAGCTGATTATCTTGATTAAGCAGAGATTAAAAAGCAAGAACCTTAAGCCATTTTCATCAGCTTAATCCGTTCAATCAGCTGCGAATCCTACTTATCAATATTCAAAAAGGTTTGAAAAGAAGTCAATATGAACAAATCGAATATTGTAGAATTTAAGAGCAAAAAAATAATGTATGTCAAAACCTCTGATATACCCTCAGATGTCCCCAAGGCGTTTGAAAAATTAGAAAGTCATTTGCTTACTCTTAAAGGGAGAAAGTTCTATGGCGCATTTTTTTATAACCAGGGGAACCCTTTTTACTGGGCTTGCGTCGAGATAAAAGAAGGAGATAATTTAAATAATCCTGAGCTAGAAATCGGAATGCTCCCCGCTGGCAAATATGCCACCAGGAAATTAAAAAAATGGTCAGATGAGAAAGATATACCTAAAAAGATCGTTGGAACATTTGAAGAGATGTCCAAAGAGTTCGAAGTTGATAGAGAAAGACCAGAAATAGAATTTTATAGAAGCCAATCTGAACTTATTTTGATGATGCCTGTAAAATAATTTTTGCTATTCGTAGCGCGACCCTTTAGGGTTGCATAGCGAGGCTGAAGCCTCGCACTACGACATGCACAAACCCTTCTGACTTATGCCCAAACCTAAAACCACTTTTATTTTTCTTTTACCCTGGATAATAATTCTGCTTTTATTCTGGCTTTTTCCTTTAGTTTATTCTTTTTTCTTAAGCTTTACCCGATATTCAGTCTTAACCGCAAAAGCGGACTGGATCGGGTCTGCTAATTATTTCAGACTCTTACAGGACCCGGATTTCTGGATTGCCTTGAAGAACACCTCATTTTTTGTCCTGGGGACCATTCCTTTTACGACTATCCTGGCACTGGTTCTGGCGATTTTAGTAAACCAGAAAATACCCTTGAGGGGATTCTTCCGGGCTGGGTATTTTGTCCCTTCGATCACGTCTTTAGTAGTCATTGCTTTGATTTTTACTCATCTATATGCCAGAGAGGGCTATTTTAATTTCCTTTTTCAATTATTGAAGCTACCTGCACCTGAAAAGGGATTCCTTTTTTCAGAGAAAACAGCTCTGCTTTCCATCATGCTGATGGATGTCTGGGTTTCTATTGGTTACTATATGCTGCTTTTCCTGGCTGCCCTGCAGGCAGTCCCTTTGGAGCTTTATGAGATATCTGATACTTTCGGGGCAAATTTCTGGCAGAAGTTCAGATTTGTCACCTTGCCCCATTTGAAACCGATGTTTCTTTTCGTAATCCTGATCAATACCATCAAATCTTTTCAGATATTCATTGAGGTTTTCGTGATGACCAAAGGAGGTCCCTTGAATTCTACCCTGACAATGGTTTATCTGGTTTACGAGCAGGGGTTGCATAAATTCGATTTCGGCTATGCCTCAGCCATAGCTTATTGTCTTTTTTTTATCATAATGATTTTTTCACTCGTGCAGATGAAGGCTTTTGGACTGGGAAAAGGGATTGAAGATTAGTATGTGTCATTGCGAGAAGTCCATCTGGACGACAAAGCCCAGATGGGCCTCGCCCGTAGGCTCGCAAAGATAGAATAAGTAGTTGTTCGATTTACTGAGCTCTATGTTGCTTGTCATTCTGAGGGAGTCCAAACGGACGATCGAAGAATCCCCGCAATTCTGTTTGCAATAGATTCTTCGCCCGTAAGGCTCAGAATGACAATGAAGAAAACAAGATGAGAATAAGAGATAAAATCTTCCGCTGGGTTTTATTTTTAATCCTTCTATGCATCTTGAGCGGGATGCTATTCCCGATGTACTGGATGGTCAAGACCTCTTTAACTAAAGAAACCGGCTATGTTTTGAATTTTACAGACCTTTTACCTGGAAGGTCGACCCTGAAAAATTATCAAGATGTCTGGTCCTCTGCTCCTTTTTTGAGATTTTTCTTAAATAGTCTGGTTGTAGCGATTCTTGTAACCCTGGGGAATATTATCTTCTGCCTGATGGTTGGATATGCCTTTGCGCGCAGGGAGTTCGTCTTGAAAAACATCTTATTCATATCTGTGATTTTGGTTTTAATGATCCCTGCACATATAATCATCGTGCCCTTGTTTATCCTCATAAAAAAGTTAGGCTGGTATGATACCTACTTTGCCTTGATTATCCCCTGGCTGGTGAATCCGCTGGGAATATTTCTGATGAGGCAGTACATCCAGAATCTTCCTAAGGAATTGGAAGATGCTGCCAGGATAGACGGAGCAGGTGATTTTAAAATATTATTTAAGATCGTGATGCCTCTTTGTAAACCGGCTTTAGCAGTGTTAGCCATTCAGGTTTTCCTGGTCAACTGGAATTCGTTCCTGTTCCCGTTTATCTTGACCTCATCTGAGAAGATGCGCACCCTGCCTGTAGCTTTAGCCTTGTATCAGGGTTACCAGACCATCGATTGGCCCCATCTTATGGCTGCCTCAACCATTTGCGCACTGCCGGTGATAATCTTGTTCTTATTTCTTCAGCGCCAGATAATCTCCGGACTAACAGCCGGGGCATTGAAGCAATAAAAAACAAAAAAAGGGGAAATGGAAGATATAAAGTAAATGCATGTTCAAGTTCGTAGAGACGCATCGCATGCGTCTCTATGTTTTTTTTTTAGCGACCTTAAAAGGGTCACACTAATAAAATCTATTTTCCCTTTCTTTATATGGAGAAGCTGGTAGGCGCAACCTTTAGGTTGCGGAAAAATGGAACAGTCCTCGAAACGCAGACTAAAAGTCTGCGGCTACCAAGCCGTTCTCTTCCTTTCAGGAAAGGGTTAGGGTCAGGTCATTCATGCCTAGGTGAGGAAATTCTCTCCCTATAACAAAATTCAAACTCTCAACGCCAAACTTTTTTTAGCAGGTCAGATGAAAAAGTGCGATCACCTTCTCTTTGGGAGAAAGCTCATTGTAGGTTTTAACAGCCTTTTTGGTATCCTCTACTATCAGCTTGATCCCTTTCAACAGGATGTAGTCCTCAGTCTCCGGAAGGACCTTAAGCACCGCATTAAAACCCGTGCCCACGATGACGGTATCAGGTTTTTCTTTGACCACGCTCTTGACATCCTCCAGCCGCAGCTCGTGACCTGATTTTCTCCACCAGGTAGAATCTATCCGATCCGGATAAAGAATCAGGTCAGCAGTGTATTTCTCCCCGTTGATGACCATCTTACCAAACTCGTAAGAGTCAATCATATTCTTCTCCTTCAATTATTTTTCTTTCAGATAATTTAATATCCCCTGATAGATTCCAAAAGCACATTTTTTTTGAAAATTTTCATCCCTCAAAAGGATCTCCTGTTCCGGGTAGATAATGAAAGCACATTCTACCAAAACCGAGAGGAGCTGGTAGGGCCGGGTCAGGGCGAAGTTGGCATAATACAGCCCCTGATCCGGGATCAGCAGGTCTGAGACAAGCTCTTTTTGAATAGCTCTGGCAAGCTCCAAGCTTTGAGGATGATAATAGTAAGTCGAAACCCCGTTATTCATAAAAGGGTTGACCCCATCCGGCAGGGCATTATTATGAATGCTGATCAGGAGATGGCAGCGGTTTTCTATTGCCTTTTTGGGTCTTTCGTAGATACTCACACCCTCCATACCATAACGAGTCATAAAAACCTCTGCTCCGGCTCTTTCCAGAAGATATCTCAGTTTTAAAGCTATTTCTAAATTTACTACTTTCTCTTCTAATCCAGTGGGGCCCACTGCACCGCTTTCTGGAGAATGTCCGGGATCTATGCAGATTCTTAAGCCTTTGAGCCGGTATTTCACAACTGGCTCTTTTCTAATCTCCAGATAAAGCTCGTTTCCCTGAAAATAAATATCATATCCCCAGAACCTTTTCTGCTTAAGATAAATCTTCAACTGGAACACTCTTTTCTCCAGCTGCTCCCATTTGATCTCTCTGATGACTTTATCCTTTAAATCGTATCTTATCCAGTCGGTGTCCGAATTTCCTCCGTAGAGTTTCAAAATCAAGACCGGTGGAGAAAATTCCTGTTCTACCTCATAAGGTAATTTCTGTTTAAGCGGTATTCTTATCAAGGTCCGATCATCTTGCGTCTCGGTTCTGATGAACTTTATCTCACTTTCCGGAAGAGGCGTGCCCGAGGGTAAAAAGTTCAATGCCTCAGCTTTTGCCCATCCATCTATGTTCTGAGCCAGTCTGAGCCTGATCCAGTCCCCACTTCTTCCATTTGCCAAAAACCTTACTCCCTGGGGTTGGTACAGGAGAAGGTATCCTCTGCCGGGACCTGTGCGGACAATAGTTGAAGTGTCCTTTAATTCTACGATTTGAGGCACTGTTTCCTCTTTTATAGTCACCTTACCAGGAGCAGAATCAGCCAGACAGACCAGCATCTTTTCCTGGTCAAAACAGGCCTGAGCAGGAAAATAAAATAAATCTGGATTTTGAATTTTCTTACTGAGCTCAAAAACTATGGTCCCATTTTCGATTCTATCTCCAGGCTTGATTTTGTAAAGACCAGTATATACGCCATCTGGCACGGTCGAGTCTTTTTTCCCCCCTTTTCCAAACACGCCTTCGCCCCAGAACACGCTTTCAGACTTTGCGGATTCAGTCATCGGAAGAAATGAAGTCATTCCTTCTATGTAAAAGGAAGCAGAACAGCCAGGAGTCCCCCTGAAGCTGGTCTGGACTATATCTCCAGAAGTCAGCACCATGTCCTGAGAAGGAGCTTTATCATAAGTCTCTATGCGCAAACTATCTTTTGGCGTGGGGCGATGTGGAAAAGGAACCTTGACTTTTACCTCTTTTTTGGAAATCCCGCCCTGATTCATAGCCTCAAGCTGAAAGACGAAATCTCCCGGCTTTAAAGGAAGATATGCCAGAAATGCACCGTTTTTATGTACTTCTATGTACTGATCATTTATTACCAGGTCCGAACCGGGAGTAACGGACCCGAAGATGAAAGTAGAGTCAGTTGAAGTGATTTCCTTGCCTTCTGGAGGGTAAACGACATTAATTTTAGGAAGGCTATTTATCTCAACAGAATAAGCTTCTATAAAGAGAATTAAGGTAATTATCAAAATTACTTTAAATTTCATAGTTCAATGGTTCAATAGTTCAAGGGATAAAATCTAAAAAATCTTAAAGATTCATTCTTAAGCTTCCTTGTATTTATCACCTTTTAGTTTGGACCGCTTCAGATAAGCAATAAAATTTGAGAGCATACCCGAAACCTTCAAAGCTAGCTCCTTTGCTTTTTCTAGTTCTTCTTTATTAATATAACCCTGATCAAGAGCGATCAATAACTGCGTTCGAACTTCTCCACAGGATGCTTTTGCGATGTACAAGAATTGAATGAATTCAGTATTCGAGCCCCGCTCATAGCCTTCAGCGATATTGGACATCACTGATATGGTCGCCCTTCTAATTTGATCGACAAGACTGAAATCCCTTCGAAAGTTCTGCTTCTTAGTAAGAGAGTAGACATTATTGACTAACTCTCTGGCTCTCTGCCAGACCAAAAGCTCCTCTATGCTTTTTGCTTTCATACACTTTGAACCGTTAAACTATTGAACCTTTTTTATCCCCAACCCTGGCAAATCATTTAAAATCCATTTCCCATTTTTTAATTCCGGTCCGGAATAAGGATCGTTGGAGATCAGAAGGTTGCCGTCTAAGTCCACGTAGTCAACCAGAGGAGCTATCTGGGCCGCGGTGGAGATCCCCACCGAGCTTTCGATCATACAACCTAACATCACCTTCAGATTACAGGCTCTGGCAGTATGAATCATCTTAAGTGCTTCTCTTATCCCTCCGCATTTCATCAGCTTGATATTTATTCCGTCAGCTTTCCCCATATACTGAGGTATATCCTTTGAAGTCATCAACCATTCGTCTACGAAGATAGGTATATCCGTATTTTCCCGGATTATCCTCAAGTCCTCTAAATTCCCCGGTGGAATAGGCTGTTCGAGCAATTCAATATCGAACTTCTCTAAAACCTTAAGCTTCTTTAAAGCTTCTTTTAAATCCCAACCACAATTGGCATCCAGCCTGATTTTAGCATCTGTCACCTCTCTAATTGCCTCGACCATCTTAAGGTCATTTTCAACTCCTACTTTCACCTTATAGACCAAAAATCCTGAAGCTTCCTTGACCTTCTCCTGCATTCTCTTGATAGTATCCAGCCCGATAGTATATGAGGTCCCTATCTCTTTCTTGCTAATTCCCAACAGCTTATGAACAGGCAGGTTCAGTCTTTTACCTATCAGGTCGTGCAGTGCCAGGTCAATACCTGCCTTCGCAGAAAAGTTGCCAGCAATTCTGCTGTTGATTTTTTCCAGGGCACTTTCGATCTCCAGAGGATCATCCCCCAGCTCATTTCTGAAAAGCTCCAGAACCGCTTTCACGGTTCCCTCGTTCTCTCTATAGTAGGTTGAAGGAGAAGCTTCTCCTATCCCCTCGTCTATCCTTACATAGACAACTTTCTTCGTATCAATAGAACTGCGAGAGATAGAGAAAGTCTCTTTTAATTTCAGTTCAAAAGACTCATATTTTAGTTCCATCTTCTATTCCTTTTTTCCCTACGTTTTCCTCGTCGGGTCAGGAGACCCGATGCTCCATCCTTTATT
It encodes the following:
- a CDS encoding extracellular solute-binding protein yields the protein DQKTSEINSPAGKEALEFYKKLAEQGTIDNQRMLDEGFKQGKIGFLISGGWLLNDIQKNLPNLNFGVCLIPKSEKGNFSSFAGGEFLVISNKCKNPEAALRFVQYLIRKDNSLKLCKSIGSAIPSAKGSELDPYYQNNKNLLVFQEQLKYAQTSPATPKWVYIEEIIEKAVEQVMYDKKTPSQALDEAKMEIDKILK
- a CDS encoding N-acetylmuramoyl-L-alanine amidase, with the protein product MKFKVILIITLILFIEAYSVEINSLPKINVVYPPEGKEITSTDSTFIFGSVTPGSDLVINDQYIEVHKNGAFLAYLPLKPGDFVFQLEAMNQGGISKKEVKVKVPFPHRPTPKDSLRIETYDKAPSQDMVLTSGDIVQTSFRGTPGCSASFYIEGMTSFLPMTESAKSESVFWGEGVFGKGGKKDSTVPDGVYTGLYKIKPGDRIENGTIVFELSKKIQNPDLFYFPAQACFDQEKMLVCLADSAPGKVTIKEETVPQIVELKDTSTIVRTGPGRGYLLLYQPQGVRFLANGRSGDWIRLRLAQNIDGWAKAEALNFLPSGTPLPESEIKFIRTETQDDRTLIRIPLKQKLPYEVEQEFSPPVLILKLYGGNSDTDWIRYDLKDKVIREIKWEQLEKRVFQLKIYLKQKRFWGYDIYFQGNELYLEIRKEPVVKYRLKGLRICIDPGHSPESGAVGPTGLEEKVVNLEIALKLRYLLERAGAEVFMTRYGMEGVSIYERPKKAIENRCHLLISIHNNALPDGVNPFMNNGVSTYYYHPQSLELARAIQKELVSDLLIPDQGLYYANFALTRPYQLLSVLVECAFIIYPEQEILLRDENFQKKCAFGIYQGILNYLKEK
- a CDS encoding Mth938-like domain-containing protein translates to MIDSYEFGKMVINGEKYTADLILYPDRIDSTWWRKSGHELRLEDVKSVVKEKPDTVIVGTGFNAVLKVLPETEDYILLKGIKLIVEDTKKAVKTYNELSPKEKVIALFHLTC
- a CDS encoding GyrI-like domain-containing protein produces the protein MNKSNIVEFKSKKIMYVKTSDIPSDVPKAFEKLESHLLTLKGRKFYGAFFYNQGNPFYWACVEIKEGDNLNNPELEIGMLPAGKYATRKLKKWSDEKDIPKKIVGTFEEMSKEFEVDRERPEIEFYRSQSELILMMPVK
- a CDS encoding dipeptide epimerase; translated protein: MELKYESFELKLKETFSISRSSIDTKKVVYVRIDEGIGEASPSTYYRENEGTVKAVLELFRNELGDDPLEIESALEKINSRIAGNFSAKAGIDLALHDLIGKRLNLPVHKLLGISKKEIGTSYTIGLDTIKRMQEKVKEASGFLVYKVKVGVENDLKMVEAIREVTDAKIRLDANCGWDLKEALKKLKVLEKFDIELLEQPIPPGNLEDLRIIRENTDIPIFVDEWLMTSKDIPQYMGKADGINIKLMKCGGIREALKMIHTARACNLKVMLGCMIESSVGISTAAQIAPLVDYVDLDGNLLISNDPYSGPELKNGKWILNDLPGLGIKKVQ
- a CDS encoding carbohydrate ABC transporter permease — translated: MRIRDKIFRWVLFLILLCILSGMLFPMYWMVKTSLTKETGYVLNFTDLLPGRSTLKNYQDVWSSAPFLRFFLNSLVVAILVTLGNIIFCLMVGYAFARREFVLKNILFISVILVLMIPAHIIIVPLFILIKKLGWYDTYFALIIPWLVNPLGIFLMRQYIQNLPKELEDAARIDGAGDFKILFKIVMPLCKPALAVLAIQVFLVNWNSFLFPFILTSSEKMRTLPVALALYQGYQTIDWPHLMAASTICALPVIILFLFLQRQIISGLTAGALKQ
- a CDS encoding sugar ABC transporter permease, with protein sequence MPKPKTTFIFLLPWIIILLLFWLFPLVYSFFLSFTRYSVLTAKADWIGSANYFRLLQDPDFWIALKNTSFFVLGTIPFTTILALVLAILVNQKIPLRGFFRAGYFVPSITSLVVIALIFTHLYAREGYFNFLFQLLKLPAPEKGFLFSEKTALLSIMLMDVWVSIGYYMLLFLAALQAVPLELYEISDTFGANFWQKFRFVTLPHLKPMFLFVILINTIKSFQIFIEVFVMTKGGPLNSTLTMVYLVYEQGLHKFDFGYASAIAYCLFFIIMIFSLVQMKAFGLGKGIED
- a CDS encoding four helix bundle protein; this encodes MKAKSIEELLVWQRARELVNNVYSLTKKQNFRRDFSLVDQIRRATISVMSNIAEGYERGSNTEFIQFLYIAKASCGEVRTQLLIALDQGYINKEELEKAKELALKVSGMLSNFIAYLKRSKLKGDKYKEA